GATCCCCGTATACCGGCTGATCCCGTACCGGGTAATCCCTGTAAGGGGTGCACGGGGGGCTTACGACACGCATCGTGCGCCTCCTGTGCGCCCTATGTCGCGGCAGAACCTTCCTTCGATAGGCTGTACTGAACCCGCCCGCCGCATATGCCGCGGTGCCGGTGTCGGTGCCGCGTCGTCACCGCGTCGCCGGCGGGCCTCAAGGGTCCTCACACACCTAATTCAGGGTCCTCACCCACCCATCGCATGTCATTCGACAGTCCCCGCAGCTCAAGGAGAGTCATCGCGAGATGGCCGGTCCCGCCTTCCGTGCCGCCCCCGTCCGGGTGCGCACCCCCGCCACCAGCGCCAACCTCGGCCCGGGCTTCGACGCCTTCGGCCTCGCGCTGGGGCTCTACGACGACGTCGTCGTCCGGGTGGCCGACTCCGGGCTGCACATCGACATCGCGGGGGAGGGCAGCGAGACGCTCCCGCGCGACGAGAAGCACCTCCTCGTCCGCTCCCTGCGCACCGCCTTCGACGTCCTGGGCGGCCAGCCGCGCGGCCTGGAGATCGTCTGCGCCAACCGCATCCCGCACGGCCGGGGCCTCGGCTCCTCCTCCGCCGCGATCTGCGCCGGCATCGTCGCCGCGCGCGCGGTGACCATAGGCGGCGAGAGCAGGCTCGACGACGCCGCGCTGCTGGAACTCGCGACCGAGATCGAGGGCCACCCGGACAACGTCGCGGCCTGCCTGCTGGGCGGGTTCACGCTGTCCTGGATGGAGTCGGGCGCCGCGCGGGCGATCAGGATGGAGCCCGCAGATTCCATCGTTCCGGTGGTTTTCGTGCCCGGAAAGCCGGTCCTCACCGAGACCGCGCGCGGTCTGCTCCCGCGCTCCGTGCCGCACGTCGACGCCGCCGCCAACGCAGGCCGGGCCGCCCTGCTCGTCGAGGCCCTCACCCGGCGCCCCGAACTGCTGCTGCCCGCCACCGAGGACCGGCTGCACCAGGAGTACCGCGCACCGGCGATGCCGGAGAGCGCGGCGCTCGTGGAGCGGCTGCGCGCCGACGGGATCCCCGCGGTGATCTCCGGCGCCGGACCCACCGTGATGGCGCTGGCCGACGCGGGCACGGCCGACAAGATCGAGGCTGCGGCAGGTGCGGAGTGGGCCGCGAACCGCCTGGCCCTGGACCTGCGGGGGGCGAACGTACTGCCGCTCGCGCCCGCCGGCGACCTTTGACAGCGCGCGGTTGCCGGATTTCGAGAGGGGGAATGTTTGTTGGATCCGGTAGTGTTAACCTCAAGTCTGCACCCGACCCCACCACGGCGAGGTGCTTCGTGTCCCCCTTCGGGACAGACATTCTTCCGGGAGCTCCCCAAGCCGCACTGCGTTCCGTACGTCGTACCTGGGCAGTACGCCGTGCAGCGGCGCTGAGCGGTCCACAGGTGGGGGTCCCCCCTCTGGGGGAGCTCCGGAATCGGTGCGACCACGCCACGTGACACTGAGTGTCACGGCTCGTCGAGGAAGCGCCATCACCAGCACATCACTCTTCCGCCGTTTAGGCGGACAGCCGCCCCGGCTTCGCCACAGCAAGGACCGAAGCCGGACAGCACAACCGGTCGCCGAGCCAGACAGGCCGACGTCCGCTCCAGGGAAGGACCCTTCGTGAGCGACACCACCGATCTGATGGGCGCACGTGTCGAGGAGACCGCTGCCGCGCCCTCCACGGACGCCTCCGCGCCTGCCACCGGTGCCGGCTCCCGGCGGCGCCGCGGTACCGGCCTCGACGGCATGGTGCTGGCAGAGTTGCAGCAGGTCGCCTCGGGCCTCGGCATCAGGGGCACCGCGCGGATGCGCAAGAGCCAGCTGATCGAGGTCATCAAGGAGGCGCAGGCCGGAAGCGGCAGCGCCCCGGCGAAGGCCGCGGCTCCCGCCGAGGACGCCGCCGAGACCAAGCCCAAGCGCCGCGCCACCTCCAAGGCCCGTACGGGCGACGCCGCCGAGAAGAAGGCGGACGCCGCCCCGGCCGAGGCCCCCGCCGAGAAGGCCGTGGCCCAGCAGCAGATCGAGATCCCCGGCCAGCCGGCCAGCAACGACGCCCCCGTCGAGCGCCGTCGCCGCCGTGCGACCGCAGAGGCGGGCAGCCCGGAGACGGTCACCGCCGAGGCGAAGAGCGCCGCGAGGGCCGAGACGCCCGCCCCGGCGCAGACCGAGGCCCAGGCACAGCCGCAGGGCGACGCCAGGAACGACGACGGCGCCGAGGGCCGCCGCCGCGACCGCCGGGAGCGCGGTCGTGAGCGCGGGGAGCGCGGCGGCGAGCGTGCCGACCGCGGTGACCGTCGCAAGGGCGACGACCAGCCGGGTGGCCAGGGCCAGCAGCGCGGTGGCCAGCAGCAGGACCGTCAGCAGCAGCGCGGCCAGCAGCAGGAGCGTCAGCAGCGCGACGCCGGCCCGCGTGACAACGGCCCGCGGGCCGATGAGGACGGGGACGACTTCGACGGCGGCCGTCGTGGCCGTCGCGGCCGCTACCGCGACCGCCGTGGCCGCCGCGGGCGTGACGAGATCGGCGCCCCCGAGCCTCAGGTCGCCGACGACGACGTCCTGATCCCCGTCGCGGGCATCCTGGACATCCTCGACAACTACGCGTTCATCCGGACCTCCGGCTACCTGCCGGGCCCGAACGACGTGTACGTGTCCCTCGCCCAGGTCCGCAAGAACGGTCTGCGCAAGGGCGACCACGTCACCGGCGCGGTCCGTCAGCCCAAGGACGGCGAGCGGCGCGAGAAGTTCAACGCGCTGGTCCGCCTCGACTCGGCGAACGGGATGGCGGCCGAATCCGGGCGCGGGCGCCCGGAGTTCAACAAGCTGACCCCGCTCTACCCGCAGGACCGCCTCCGCCTGGAGACGGACCCGGGCGTGCTGACCACCCGGATCATCGACCTCGTGTCGCCGATCGGCAAGGGCCAGCGCGGTCTGATCGTGGCCCCGCCGAAGACCGGCAAGACCATGATCATGCAGGCGATCGCCAACGCGATCACGCACAACAACCCCGAGTGCCACCTGATGGTCGTCCTGGTCGACGAGCGTCCGGAAGAGGTCACCGACATGCAGCGGTCGGTCAAGGGCGAGGTCATCTCCTCGACCTTCGACCGCCCGGCCGAGGACCACACCACGGTCGCCGAGCTCGCCATCGAGCGCGCCAAGCGACTGGTGGAGCTGGGCCACGACGTCGTCGTCCTGCTCGACTCGATCACGCGTCTGGGCCGTGCGTACAACCTCGCCGCCCCGGCCTCCGGCCGCATCCTGTCCGGTGGTGTCGACTCGACGGCCCTCTACCCGCCGAAGCGCTTCTTCGGTGCGGCCCGCAACATCGAGGACGGCGGTTCGCTGACCATCCTCGCCACCGCGCTGGTCGACACCGGGTCCCGCATGGACGAGGTGATCTTCGAGGAGTTCAAGGGCACCGGCAACATGGAGCTCAAGCTCGACCGGAAGCTCGCCGACAAGCGCATCTTCCCGGCGGTGGACGTCGACGCGTCCGGTACCCGTAAGGAAGAGATCCTGCTCGGCAACGACGAGCTCGCCGTCACCTGGAAGCTGCGCCGGGTGCTGCACGCGCTCGACCAGCAGCAGGCGATCGAGCTGCTCCTCGACAAGATGAAGCAGACGAAGTCGAACGGCGAGTTCCTGATGCAGATCCAGAAGACGACTCCGTCGCCGGGCAACAACGACTGACGCCTGACGACCGACGCCTGACGTCGACTCGCAGAACACCGGATAAGGACCGCCCCCGGGAAAGGGGGCGGTCCTTATCCGTTCTTCACAGGCGGGATACGATCGCGCCTTCAAACATCTTGATCAGAACTTCTTGAACGAACTTCTTGATCCCTAGGGGGGACTCGAGTGGGTACACCCACGTCCGAGGGCGGCGGTCGGCACAGACGCCGGATACGGATCGCCCTGCCCGTCGCCGCGGCCGGTCTGGCCGCCGTGGTCGCCGGCGCGCTGTTCCTGTCGTCGGCCCAGGCCGCCGAGACGCCGCCGACGCCCGCGCACGGTACGACGATGTCGGCCAAGGAGCTGCGGAAGCTCATCGCCGTCGCCGTCAACGGGGACGACACCCCGGGGCAGACCTCCAAGGCGGCCCTGAGCGCGAGCAAGAGCCCGAGCACCGGCGCCACCAAGGTCGACCCGAAGATCATCGGCGGTACGACGGCGAGCATCACCAACGCGCCGTGGATGGCCCAGCTGTGGTACGGCGATGATCGCGGTACCCCGGACAACACCAGCGACGACGTAGGCTTCTTCTGCGGCGGCTCCGTCATCTCGCCGACGAAGATCCTCACGGCCGCGCACTGCGTGAAGGGCTACAACTGGCAGGCCAACGGCTACGTCGTCACCGGCAGCACGCAGCTCCTGGGCGAGAACGGCGACCTGCACGGCGGCACCGGCACGTTCGTGCAGCGGCAGTGGAACCACTGGTCGTACAGCGACACGAGCCTCGACAACGACATCGCCGTGCTGACCCTGGACACCCCGGTCAAGGCCACGCCGATCAAGATGACGACGAACACGGACAGCGCCTCGTACGCGACCGGCACCAAGGCCACGCTGTACGGCTGGGGCCGCACCAGCTCCACCACGCAGGACATCTCCGAGACGCTGAAGACGGCCGAGCTGCCGATCCAGTCGAACGCGACCTGCGCGGGCTACTACGGCGCGGAATACATCCAGGGTCACATGGTGTGCGCGGGAACGCCCGCCACCGGCAGCGACACGGGCACCACCACCGCCTGCAACGGCGACTCCGGCGGCCCGCTGATCGTCAAGAACACGGCCGGTGAGAGCCGGATCGTGGGCGTCGTCTCCTGGGGTGTGGAGAACTGCGTCGCGAGCGGCGCGTACAGCGTCTTCAGCAAGATCTCCACGTACGCCGCCAGCGCCTACCCGCGCGTCGACGACACCAACCTCAACGACGACCACCTCGCCGACCTGTGGGTGCGCAACGCGTCCAGCAAGGCCGCCCGGAACCTGTACTCCAAGGGCACCTCGCTGACCGGCGGCGACTCCTGGGGCACCATGAGCGCCTACAACCTCGTCGTACAGGCCGACCTGGACCGCGACGGCGTCCAGGACCTGGTCCTGCGCCGCACCTCGGACGGCGACGTCTTCTGGATGCACTACGTGCCGTCCACCGAGACCTGGGCCACCAAGCTGATCGGCGACAACTGGAAGACCCGCACCCAGATCGTCGCCCCCGGCGACGTCACGGGCGACACCCTTCCCGACCTGATCGCCGTCGACTCGGCCGGCGCGCTGTGGGTCTACCCGGGCAAGGGCAACGGCACCTTCGCCGCGCCCGTCAAGAACGGCACGGGCTGGAACCAGTACAACGTCGTGCGCGGCCACGGCGACTTCAGCTTCGACGGCAAGACGGACCTGCTCGCCCGCAACAGGACCACCGGCGAGCTGTTCCTCTACAAGGGCAACGGCACCCCCACGGCCTCCTTCGCGGCCCGCATCAAGGTCGCGACGTGGAGCAACACGATGTACAACGTCGTCGCCACCGTCGGGGACGTCAACGGCGACGGTCTGGCCGACGTCCTGGCCCGCACCCCGGCCGGCACGCTGTACCTGTACAAGGGCACCGGAAAGGCCACCGGTGCGATCTTTGCCACAAGGGTCTCACTCGGGACGACCTTCAAGCAGTACGACCTCTTCGGCTGAGTCCGGTCGAAATCGCAGGTGAGCGGGGTGCTCCTCGCCCGCTCGCGTCACGCTCCGTGCCCGGTCCGCCGTGGATCGGGCACAGAGCGTTGTGCAACCCTGTCCCGAGTTTCCCCGTCTGACCTGACGGAGTGACGATGGTGAGGTCGCGCGAGAACAGAGGAGCACATGGCTGCCGAGAGCACGCCGGAGCCCGGCACGCCGGGTGAGGCCGGCACAACGAGCGGGGCGGGCGGCTGGGACGGTCCGCGTCACCGCAAGGAGCGGGGCAGCCGCAAGGGGCTGCTGATCGCCGCGTGGATGGCCGCGGGCGTCGTCGTGCTGGGCGGCACCGGTGCGGGCTACCTGTACTTCAAGCTCAACGGCAACATCAAGAGCGTCGACATCGACCAGGCCCTGGGCACCGACCGGCCGACCAAGCCCGACAACGGCTCCGAGAACATCCTCGTCCTCGGCTCGGACACCCGCTCCGGCGCCAACAAGAAGCTCGGCGGCGGCGCCGACGACGGCAGCGCCCGCTCCGACACGGCGATGGTCATCCATGTGTACGAGGGCCACCGGAAGGCCAGCGTGGTGTCCATACCCCGCGACACCCTGATAGACCGCCCCGCGTGCACCGACACCCAGGGCGTCACCCACGACGCCGCGTCCGACGTGATGTTCAACTCGGCGTACTCGACGGGTGGCGCGGCCTGCGCGGTGAAGACGGTCGAAGCGATCAGCGGTGTCCGCATGGACCACTACCTGGAAGTCGACTTCGCCGGCTTCGAGAAGCTCGTCGACGAACTCGGCGGCGTCCAGGTCACCACGACCAAGGCCATCAAGGACCCCGACAGCCACCTGAACCTCAAGGCCGGCACGCACACGCTCACCGGCGCGCAGGCCCTCGGCCTGGTCCGCACCCGGCACGGCGTCGGCGACGGCTCCGACCTCGGCCGCATCCAGCTCCAGCAGGCCTTCATCAAGGCCCTGGTCGACCAGGTCAAGCACATCGGCCTGTTCACCAGCGGCACCAAGCTGTACGACCTCGCCAACACCGCCACCAAGGCCGTCACGACCGACTCCGACCTCGGCTCCCTGAACGCCCTGATGTCCTTCGCGAACGGCCTCAAGAGCATCAGCGCGGACAACATGAACATGGTCACGATGCCGGTCCGGTACGACCCGTCCAACCTCAACCGCGTCATCGTCTCCGAGGCGAAGGCCGAACAGGTCTGGACAGCCCTCAAGAACGACCGGCCCATCCCGAAGACAGCCACGGAGGGCACCGCCACGGGCGAGGCGGCAGGCGTCGTGACGTCGTCGTAGCACCTGTGGGGAATAGACGGCGGCAACCCCCGGTTTTGGGGGATGGCACCAGTGCTGGCAGACTGGTACGTCGGCTCCGGTTCACGTTTGTCGCATCCCGTGACAGCGACCCGGCGCCCTCCCGAAACTAGGAGACACCTTGAAGCGCGACATCCACCCCGAGTACGTCGAGACGCAGGTCAGCTGCACCTGTGGCGCCTCGTTCACCACTCGTAGCACGATCGACGGCGGTGCCATCCGCGCCGACGTCTGCTCCGAGTGCCACCCGTTCTACACGGGCAAGCAGAAGATCCTCGACACCGGTGGCCGTGTGGCCCGCTTCGAGGCCCGCTTCGGCAAGGCCGCCGCAGGCTCCAAGAAGTAGCGAGCCCCTCTTCGCCGGTCCACGGTCGTGTCCCCGCCCAGGGACATGCCGGGACCGGCGTTTTTGGTCGCCCGCCCTTCACCCACGCACGTCATCAGGAGCCCACCATGTTCGAGGCCGTCGAGGAACTGCTCGGTGAGCACG
The Streptomyces sp. NBC_01485 genome window above contains:
- the thrB gene encoding homoserine kinase — translated: MAGPAFRAAPVRVRTPATSANLGPGFDAFGLALGLYDDVVVRVADSGLHIDIAGEGSETLPRDEKHLLVRSLRTAFDVLGGQPRGLEIVCANRIPHGRGLGSSSAAICAGIVAARAVTIGGESRLDDAALLELATEIEGHPDNVAACLLGGFTLSWMESGAARAIRMEPADSIVPVVFVPGKPVLTETARGLLPRSVPHVDAAANAGRAALLVEALTRRPELLLPATEDRLHQEYRAPAMPESAALVERLRADGIPAVISGAGPTVMALADAGTADKIEAAAGAEWAANRLALDLRGANVLPLAPAGDL
- a CDS encoding trypsin-like serine protease, with the protein product MGTPTSEGGGRHRRRIRIALPVAAAGLAAVVAGALFLSSAQAAETPPTPAHGTTMSAKELRKLIAVAVNGDDTPGQTSKAALSASKSPSTGATKVDPKIIGGTTASITNAPWMAQLWYGDDRGTPDNTSDDVGFFCGGSVISPTKILTAAHCVKGYNWQANGYVVTGSTQLLGENGDLHGGTGTFVQRQWNHWSYSDTSLDNDIAVLTLDTPVKATPIKMTTNTDSASYATGTKATLYGWGRTSSTTQDISETLKTAELPIQSNATCAGYYGAEYIQGHMVCAGTPATGSDTGTTTACNGDSGGPLIVKNTAGESRIVGVVSWGVENCVASGAYSVFSKISTYAASAYPRVDDTNLNDDHLADLWVRNASSKAARNLYSKGTSLTGGDSWGTMSAYNLVVQADLDRDGVQDLVLRRTSDGDVFWMHYVPSTETWATKLIGDNWKTRTQIVAPGDVTGDTLPDLIAVDSAGALWVYPGKGNGTFAAPVKNGTGWNQYNVVRGHGDFSFDGKTDLLARNRTTGELFLYKGNGTPTASFAARIKVATWSNTMYNVVATVGDVNGDGLADVLARTPAGTLYLYKGTGKATGAIFATRVSLGTTFKQYDLFG
- the rho gene encoding transcription termination factor Rho codes for the protein MSDTTDLMGARVEETAAAPSTDASAPATGAGSRRRRGTGLDGMVLAELQQVASGLGIRGTARMRKSQLIEVIKEAQAGSGSAPAKAAAPAEDAAETKPKRRATSKARTGDAAEKKADAAPAEAPAEKAVAQQQIEIPGQPASNDAPVERRRRRATAEAGSPETVTAEAKSAARAETPAPAQTEAQAQPQGDARNDDGAEGRRRDRRERGRERGERGGERADRGDRRKGDDQPGGQGQQRGGQQQDRQQQRGQQQERQQRDAGPRDNGPRADEDGDDFDGGRRGRRGRYRDRRGRRGRDEIGAPEPQVADDDVLIPVAGILDILDNYAFIRTSGYLPGPNDVYVSLAQVRKNGLRKGDHVTGAVRQPKDGERREKFNALVRLDSANGMAAESGRGRPEFNKLTPLYPQDRLRLETDPGVLTTRIIDLVSPIGKGQRGLIVAPPKTGKTMIMQAIANAITHNNPECHLMVVLVDERPEEVTDMQRSVKGEVISSTFDRPAEDHTTVAELAIERAKRLVELGHDVVVLLDSITRLGRAYNLAAPASGRILSGGVDSTALYPPKRFFGAARNIEDGGSLTILATALVDTGSRMDEVIFEEFKGTGNMELKLDRKLADKRIFPAVDVDASGTRKEEILLGNDELAVTWKLRRVLHALDQQQAIELLLDKMKQTKSNGEFLMQIQKTTPSPGNND
- the rpmE gene encoding 50S ribosomal protein L31 — translated: MKRDIHPEYVETQVSCTCGASFTTRSTIDGGAIRADVCSECHPFYTGKQKILDTGGRVARFEARFGKAAAGSKK
- a CDS encoding LCP family protein; the protein is MAAESTPEPGTPGEAGTTSGAGGWDGPRHRKERGSRKGLLIAAWMAAGVVVLGGTGAGYLYFKLNGNIKSVDIDQALGTDRPTKPDNGSENILVLGSDTRSGANKKLGGGADDGSARSDTAMVIHVYEGHRKASVVSIPRDTLIDRPACTDTQGVTHDAASDVMFNSAYSTGGAACAVKTVEAISGVRMDHYLEVDFAGFEKLVDELGGVQVTTTKAIKDPDSHLNLKAGTHTLTGAQALGLVRTRHGVGDGSDLGRIQLQQAFIKALVDQVKHIGLFTSGTKLYDLANTATKAVTTDSDLGSLNALMSFANGLKSISADNMNMVTMPVRYDPSNLNRVIVSEAKAEQVWTALKNDRPIPKTATEGTATGEAAGVVTSS